A single genomic interval of Sander lucioperca isolate FBNREF2018 chromosome 9, SLUC_FBN_1.2, whole genome shotgun sequence harbors:
- the il17a/f3 gene encoding interleukin 17a/f3, with translation MLLGLRALLVLGLVPLLHATRKGNAVSLKLDQGSKLKGQTVRLVLDPSVQPQIASTSASTIANMSLSPWTYRDSCVESRLPRRISHAQCLTSGCLSLLGGREDAALEAKPIYYQVLVLHRIPRQRHSKKAGRMRRNQYDFRLGTEVISVGCTCVRPSVIPQQ, from the exons ATGCTGCTG GGTTTGAGAGCCTTGTTGGTGCTGGGTCTGGTCCCGCTGTTGCACGCCACCAGGAAAGGCAATGCGGTGTCCCTGAAGTTGGATCAGGGAAGCAAACTGAAGGGCCAGACGGTGAGGCTGGTCCTGGATCCGTCGGTGCAGCCTCAGATTGCCAGCACGTCGGCCTCGACCATCGCCAACATGTCTCTGTCACCGTGGACGTACAG AGACTCCTGTGTGGAATCTCGGTTGCCTCGGCGGATCTCTCATGCTCAGTGCCTGACCTCTGGCTGTCTGAGCCTGCTGGGGGGGCGAGAGGATGCAGCCCTGGAGGCCAAACCTATCTACTACCAGGTCCTGGTCCTCCACAG AATCCCACGGCAAAGGCACAGTAAGAAAGcagggaggatgaggaggaaccAGTACGACTTCAGACTGGGGACGGAGGTGATTTCGGTGGGCTGTACCTGTGTGAGGCCCAGCGTCATACCACAGCAGTAG